The window TCAGATCATTTCTAACTATAAAAATGGTAGCATATATGGCACCTGCAGCTATACATCACACAGCTGCTTCTATCTTAAATAATCCTCAACAGAACAGTGTGGTGTACAATGTGTAGTATAGTGCACAGTACAAGTGCAAACTGGTACAGAAAGATTCTTGTAATCAGGGTGCACCATCTAGAAGATGTTGAGGTACACTCTAAAGGCAATCCATAAAGCTTTACCTTACTTTTGGgttagtaaaaagaaatgtttctgacTTCAGAAAAAATTGAGAATAGAGATAGGCATTTGGACTGACAACATTTCATGATAGGCAAGGCAATGGGAACTGCTAAAACagcaattctttcttttttgactGATTTGTAACTTTTTGGGGATTTTACATTACAGGGACATAATCGTATAGTGGTGTAATTCTACCTAATTTATAATTTGCTCCAAAAACTGTTCTAAGCTGCAGCATTGTCATCATTGTGACACCAAACTGCAATGGAAAATTATAACAAAAGTTTAAATCTGCTTGCTAGAGCAACGCTATTTCTTGCTTATGGCAAAGAGATTCTAGGGCAAGTTTCCAACCCTTTAGATCCCCATTAAATCTTCATTAGGCTGCTATGAATATTAAATTACACATCTGACAAGTAAATGTGCACCTGTTACCCTTAACAAATGATCACTTTCCAAATTTCCCATTTCTGGttagagaaaaaaactgtattggCTGCTAGGTGGaactttcctgttttttcattggtctaacttttattattaataggaaatatttaactttttttttatctactgcaACATTGCAATGACTATAGCTAATAACTATAACTAACTATCTAAAACCAGGTAAAAAGACACGCCATTCTACATAGTTCGTATGTTTccaaatttaaagtacaaatacatacatttatgtatacaAACATAACTTAAAGTCCAAAGGTAATATTATCAATTGGAAGTACAAATAACCAAAATATTCTCAcctgattttgttttaaaggagGTCTATCCCAAGAAGTAGCCACGGTGGTTTTATTTTCTCTGTGCACTTCTATATCCACAACAATGAGCAGTTTTctccagaaaaaatatatatgactataactctatatttctattttatctaGTACTGCAGTTTTTTATATTCACTAACATTTATATTTGCCTTGGTgttgtaaaagtattttgttaatttaCCAGTAGCAGTTCTATGGCTTCTGAGCAATGTGCTGTGTCTCTTATGCCTAGAAGGAATCTGTATCTTGCTCTGTATTTTCTCAGCTTTAAAAGTTTCCCccaagtttttttatatacacatcacTCACCACCAGTGCCCTCCCATTTGGGTTCCAGTCCAGACTGAgatgaaaatgataaaagaacAAATTAGCCAGTTCCTTTAGCTACGTGTAGACAGCTATTTGAGCTGTACAGGCTTTCACAGCTTTTCCTCCCAAACAGGAGCAAATAGAAAGAGCAGTCATCAGGCTgcaggaaagaaaataaataatataataggaTATAAAAGAATGGCACCAGAATccagtgattgtttttaaattcTGCATTAAAGTAAAATCAATAGGATATAGTTTAACACATACGTGTAAGGATTTTAATACgagtttagaaaatatttaaagcaaggTACTCTGAAATACTGGAATGTAAATTAAAGTGTGCAATTCTTTGTATTGTTCTACAAACAggtaagtatttatattttattaatttatatagctcTCCTGTTGTGTTAGCACTTTACAGAATTCAAAAGTGCTTAGTGATGTCAGCAGAGTGAACCAGCCGCTTGCAGCAATTTGCCAGACGCTTCCTTGCTTGCTGAACCTGGGTGAGTCGGCTCTCGGTGAAGTGTCATACCAtcaaccataaaaataaaattgtgattaGAAGTTCTGTCTGTCCAACAAGTGCAAATTTTTCCACCAAATGTGCATGTTCATAGGCATTGGGTCAAGGACTAAATAACGATCACGTaggaaaatctattttaaatgatttactaACCAGAACACTGGATGATGGGGTACGATAGAAGTTTGTGTCTGTAGTCATTTTTAGGTTTTGATAATTCATTCCTATAGAAATTCCTAAATCTCTACCATGGTCATACAGACACATCAGTTTAAGTGGAATCAGGCTTTCAAtgaacatgaaaacaaaatatgcacaTTTAGATAGTATCCCAGATTCAAGAATCCTCATTAGTGGCAAGGCCAAGGTCCTAACCACTAACCCACCAGGCTGAATAAGTATGCTATACTGAGCAATATGTGCTATATATACCATTCTTTTTAGAAAGGATAGCGAATGACGatgaaaattacaattaaatgACTGAACTGATAGTAGTAGACATGACAAATAACAATTAACACATGTGTAGCTCAAAAATAATGAAAGAGGTGTATTCCCCTTACTTTGATTTTACAGTGGGagttgagccacctctttaatTAGCTTAGATTGGACGTAAAAgtagagagagaagaaaagaaagacgttttgggctcacaaatgagtttgaagaaaaatcaatgtatttatatacaattagTAAAGCAAAGAAGAACAAACCAGTCAATATCCCATACCTGTTTAACAATGTGAAGCGTATGGGTCACTTAGTGCCTATACATACGTATTTCTAGCGATACAATAGATTTACGTGAAAATAATGCAGGGGACCGTGCTTAGGTTGTAttgaatccaacgcgtttcgccacgaatgAGCTTCGTCAGGGATATGATAGTAAGTAAGCTTAATGGACTATATGTGTACATAGGgattaaatattaagaaaaattaaaatatatattttttaaaaatgtgtagctCAATACATTGGGCCAATTCTTTTAATTACCATGTCTTTCGGAGATAAAGACTAGTACATGTACCTTATCTTGATCTAATATGAAAGGGGGCAATCATGTGATTAGTAAAGTGGTATTCTTATTTATCAAGATCTATACAAACAAGGTGCACATAGTTTTGGGTGATTAACGTTTCCACCTGTTTCATCACTGTTAAGCACTTTATGTTAAATAAGTGTGAAATTAATATACACAATAATTGAAAACATGTGTCTTAATGTTCCCTATTGGTGCTGATATATTGAGTGTTCTGAAATAGTAACTTATCAGAGATTAGCAACTCTCCTGATACAATTGATTAtgtctttcccttttctttcattACCAGGATACCTAAtccccttacattgctgtccaCAGCTGACGTAATAAAGATTAGCCAGCTTTAGGCCCATGCCTGCTCCTATTTAGGAGATATTTGTCATCTTATGTGTAATTTGAAATGATGTTGATGAGCCTgtgtttattgacatttttttatctgtggtTAAGTCAGCTATCAATAAAATCATACACAAGTTAAACCCATATCCAATATTCTGAACTCattaatttacagtatttatgtatgtaaaccctaataagtaacttctcttatttgctgcCTTTTTGGTTTGGTAAATTTACCATTGAAATGTTTTGTTGGCTAACATGAGTTCATCCCACAGAAACCAAATGAGGTTGTAACTTTGTGTATAATCTATGCTTCCCAAAAGTCTCCAGCAGTGGTATAAAATGGAGCAGTCAGTTGGGGTGAGGTGGTATGGGGGGCATTTAGTGATCTGTAATCCAAAATGAGAAAAGCCATTCTCAGCCATCATtttgtggaaccctggggttccttctGAGGTGTCTTTTGGTTCCTTGagctgttgcctttttttttacattgactgcAAAATCCTTGGACCATTACCACTTTACAGAGCCAACGACACaccaccaataatctttttacatGTCTGTAAATGTGGCATTCTGACACAAACATTAAGAGTCATTTTCTAACTCCCTTTAACTGTATCTGAGGATCCAGGATTTGATAGATATTGCAGGGGTTCCTCCAGGGTATAAAGGTTAGAAAGGTCTGGCCTAAAGTAATAATGCTTGCTACTCTGCTACTCTCTACCCTGTGTAATACACCAACATTGTCACTGaaggacaagaagtgtgttaggggcaggatcaccaggggaaaataaaatcttggttttggatagagagtTAAGGGTTCTgatttttgccatttgtgtctAGGGGAAGAATCACCCTTTGTATTTGTTCTTGTAATCTTTTCCAGCAGGCAGAAAAATTTGCTTGACATAAGGCTTGACATTTGTTTTAAGGCTTAACATTTGTCCTAACAGGGCAGCAGGAATCAAATCTTTTGAGGAAAACACAACAAATAGTTTAGAGTGGTGACTTCTACTGCTCAAAAAACTTGTCAAATTGATATTCTGATAAGATTAAACATCTAATCCGAATCCATGGGTACTGTTTATCTGTTTGGGAGAAAAAAAGTGCATTgaagcctatttaaaaaaaaagtccttttcaTCTTGGACTGTGTTCATTTCAAATACAGTTTCACAGtggttaaaataatatacatttcccTCAAGCCTGAATAGGAACTTGATATGATCATAGACAAGCATGAAAAatacccctttagtaaatcagcttaatttctttttatttgacagATGTTGTGAGAAACTGGTTATCCTCTAATGAAAAACACTGCTGAGAGCTTTGTGGCTgccatgtatttttattagtctCTCACTGAATATTCATTGGACATTTTGGGAAATGTGAATGATACATTTAGAAATACAGTATCTTCCAagagatgaaaacattttctgaaaacacAGATCTTATATTCACCACTGACAGGGACAGTGGAAAATACTACTATTGCTTACTGGGTGAATAATAATGTGGAGAAGGAGGGTGGTTTTCATGAAgtgttttaaatgaattaaaaaatttgtaattaaagccaagtatatatttataaaagcataaatataaaGTGGTGTGCAGACCTAACTGCAACTTTATTGGGGCCAATGGAGATTGATATTTTTCAAACACCctgattgccaatttttttttagccattgcCTGTCTACAAAGGTAGAGAATGCAGCAACAATGGAAGTAAATTTGGTGTTATTAGAGTGGCAATCAAATTTGAAAAAGGAGGGAAGAGTGGATGAGTGGTTGTCCGTTATAAGATTGTctcttctttataaatacatttgtcacCGGAAATAAAATGGACCTGCAATAGGAGCATCTGTTCTGATAACAACAGTtgggatttcccctcacttagaGATTTTTACTCATGTCTTTTGGATAGGAAGAAACAGGAAATCACCTAAATAGAAATGAGATACTGCAGACTTCAAGGAGTAGAGATCATGTCAGACCTTAAGGGGAAGAGATGATGtccatatttgtgtattttggcACCATGATCGGGGAGTTACTttgaaatatataatgaaaacagaagaTATTTTGTCATTTGACAAAGGTTTAGAAGATTACAAGTGCTAACATTAATTGATAATGCCATACTAATAAAATACTAAAGATATTGATAATACTAAAATATGAACTTTAACtagatgtaatcatttttttcaacCTTAAGGCCgtattatatacaataatttaagtTAAAATGGATGAAATTGGCAATTTAGAAATCAGCTCATTTTTGTTCTCAACAACATTTACTGGAGGGCAGCATCTTGGCTGTACCTGGGCTGACCTAATTTCTTCCAACTAAGAGCCCTTGTAAGACCTCTGCTGATGTTAAGCACCTCTCTGTTCATTTACAGCACTGGCTAATGTAACTGCCCTCTACTATAAATCCCAGCAAAGCCTCTTTGTAGATCCCAGCCTATGCCGGCAAAGAGCACTACCATGATCAAACCTACGTAAAGGATGTCACATTCATTAGGCAACAAGAAAAGAATACAACCAAGATCACTCTCAAAGCTAACTCCAGGGGAGCCAAACAAGCTTCCTCATTAGTGTTGGCCTAAACAATTGGACTAAGGCTTCCTGTTGATTTTTCAGttaattatattgttttctttgccAACATAGctatacagttcctgagttaggctatgtacacacatgcaataatggtcgttggaaaggatctttcacgatcctttccaacgacaaaagactgcacgatgcatgaacgagtgctgaacatacaacagcattctgctctatggagatgggaggggggtCTATCTTCATAGCCTAGTGTACCCTATTACTATAGTACCTGGCACCTGTACCTGgcaagaaaaaaggcaaaaaattaaaaaaaaacagtacagtcTTTATTTTGTGGTTAAGGCAAAAGGTAAAAAGTGAGGAACTCTCAGTTGAGTAATGATGTACATAACTATTTTCTCAGAAGAAAGAATCAAAAGAATGCAAATACAGCTTTAGTCAATGGTAAGGATACattaataaaattgcaaatgtgtgaatcaccagtaaaatgtttgtaaaatacagGCAATTTTCAGATTGACTCATTCATAAAGTGGCAATCAAGTTCTCACTTTTATATACTTTCCATACAGCATTTACATCAGCACTATCCCAGCTACCAGGTATAATTTCTGGTATTCAAATAATTATGGAAAAATATCAGAAAGTCacaaactaattttgttttttttccaactttttcctTTCAAGTTCACAAGAacataaatagaatagaataacaTGTATAGAATGGGATGTACTCATTAAAGCACAGAAATACTCAGAAAACTTTATGGCAGCagaaattatttactattattattattattattcataataaacagaatttatataacgcctaacatattacgcagttctgtacattaaagaggggttgcaaatgacagacagatacacacagtgacacaggaggaggggaggaccctgccccgaagagcttacaaactaggaagagggaagtaacacacaataagaggggagacacacaataggaggtgaatGTAGGCTCACAGCTAAattcacaatttaaataaatatgtgtgaaCTGTCTTACATGCCAAAAGAATGTGTTAGGACTAATTCACATGTGACACTTTGCATCATTgcgctaaaataaaaaagaataaatacactgTGGCAACCCCAGCACCAGTGGAGACAGTAAATGTTCCCAAAGTTCAATGACAAGGACATCAGGCTAGCAAGCAATGTCACTAACAGCCCCAGCTGCCTATATGTTGTGCAATGCCAGCAAAACTGGTATGTTGCCAGCCAAAGACACCTCAGCATCTTCCTGGTACTTTTATTGAAGCTGCCAAGATTTGGTAGGACTGTATACCATCGCACTGAAAGCAACATCAATCCAGAATCTGTAGACTGTTCATTAGTAACCCTGGATGAAGTATTCatggatttacttttttatattgcttggaacatctttttgttttatgtattgcGTATGTAcaaatttaatatgtatattttttttaaggttatgttTATTTAGTATGCTGATTTTTTACGCTTTTTTCCTGCTATTTCTTATGTTTTGTAGGTTGGCTCATCATTTATCTAAAATCATCAATTTGgttaataaatgtcagatttactcaTTGATGGATTCTTTTTCCTTGTCTGCCCTCCCAGTAAATCCTGCTGTGCAAAGGAATTATATTAGTAAGGTAAAGACAGAAAGTGTATTAGAAAATACAATTAGGTAAAATTTAATGAATGCATCATTGGAATAAATGAAGGTATTTAAATCTGTcagcatttctatttttattttattttctaaaggaatatactgtattgcaaagaaaaaatgtcaattaTGATACAGtctttcttggaaaaaaaaatgtacagatggCTAAAGATAACTTTCCTTAAGAAAGGGCTGCTTTTTGTGCCAGCAATGTATCCAAAAAACCTAGTGGTGGCCACATTATCTCTGTTGGAGGATAGGGAGTTATATTTTAGATTAGCCAATTTTCCTTTTATGCAGAAAACAATTGAATGCTTACATTTTTGATCAATGACTGAGACAGGAAGATGACTAAAGCAGCATTTTCTTAAGGAAAGGCAAATATTTCAAGCAGAATTTTAGCCTGGCCTAACATACAATCCTATCCCAACCCCCTATTGCCTATATGCTTTTCTTCCACAGTAATGTcaactgtgtaaaaaaacaatgtcccgctattttacattacaattagTGCTGATAGCAGCCATTATACATgattaggtcatatcctgttcaggaAGAGCTGTACATGTTGGATACTGGCAGTCCATCAGTAAGTACAAAGTAATGAATGAACACGGGACCATTGTGAACAACGcacaaatactaataaataacGTTGCTGATGAATTTTATGTACTGTTATTACTATGTACATCTTGCGTAAAATGGGTTTTCATGTATTGTAATATCCTCGTagcaaaaagtatatttatcTTTCTGTAGACACTGGTGAATTCTTGGTGAAATGTTACAATGGGAGCGTGAATCCCCCAATAGGGACAACTACCCAATATTACTCAGTtctcactggggagatttcccattactttcagATGCATGTCCAGGAACTAAATATACCTGGAGGTATAGGGGAAACCTTTTAATACCTATTCCACTGTGTGCTATTTAGAAAGACATTTACCCCACTTTGgagataatatattttactttctgttgtgttactggaacaggaagtgaaaagaaatgttttccatGGGACACAGGGAGCAAGGAAAATAATGACAGGGATTTTTAACTATTGCTACATTATCTTACACTCATAAAATGTTAGCTTTTCAGTTTCCTAAATTACACTGATAGAATGTGAATGCCTGCCCTCCTCTGCCCACAGCTATGCCCTCTCCGCACTGCAGCCATGATGATGCCAAGCAAGGAAGTTTCactcttaggctatgttcagtcTGGCAGGGAGGATGTTGTGCTGTTACTTCCTCATCATGCCTCAGAGGAGACACTGCAAGTAGCTTATAATCACAGAAGCcccaattaaaaatgaataggggCGGATGTAATTGGTACCGTAACACTTTCTGCTGCCTAGTGTCAGATCCGCAGTTATTTTTTTAGGAACCAGCTtaaccaagtggctggcaagggaTCCCACCGCAGGTTCTAATCTTGCCCATCTGGTTGTATCCACCAAACCATGAAAGTCAGACCCATTTGTGATTCCAGTATCATGTTGGTAAGGGTCACAGAAAAATATGGAACAAGGTAAATAAGTCAATCTTCCAACATGTATGAGAATACAATAATTTACAGTTTGTGTAAACTCACACCTTAAATTGAAGTTGAATTTTCTGATTGTTGTAAAGTACTGTACTGATAAATACTCATCTTCTAATAGACTCACGTGATTTTCCAGCTACAGCCTAGTTCAATGATAATGGTACGCGCAAACATCTACTTGCATGGGTATGCATATAAGTAGGTCAATTCATtcagatacaaaacaaaataaagttccaTGTAAAGTTCCATAAATACAACGATAAAACAAAGTTCCATGTATACCCATTCTGAGAAGTGTGCTGCATTGCTGTGGCTTACAATGTAGTGTAGTTGCTGCGAGGATGACAGTATATAGACGGAGAGCATATGGCAGAAATGAAAGACATGGCTAAATCTTCTCAGGGTTGAAATCTCCCTTCATTAAAAAGATATAGGTATCACTAAGCCCTTTACCCAGGCAGTCCTGAAAGGTGTAGAAGAAGGGGCTGGATTTCCAATCTGTGATGTAATAAGTGACTTAGGAGTctataaaaagagaagcagacatTTCTGACATCTCCACTCCAGTTAAGCCCAGCTAAAACAGCAGAAGTTTGAGGTCATTTTTTTGTCTTACAGTTTTTATCACAGGTGATAAGTAACGTGAGGGGTCACAGCAAACATGGGGAACACCAAAAGTGGAGCCCTTTCAAAAGAAATCCTTGAGGatttaaaactaaacacaaaGTATACAGAGGAAGAGCTTTACAACTGGTATGAGACTTTTAAGAAGCAATGTCCAGATGGAAGGATAACACGGCCAGACTTTGAGAAGATCTATGCCAATTTCTTTCCCAATTCAGATCCTCAGACATACGCCAGGCATGTTTTCCGCAGCTTTGACACAAATGATGATGGCACATTGGACTTCCGAGAGTACATTATTGCACTTCATCTTACCTCTTCTGGGAAAACCAGCCTCAAGCTGGAATGGGCATTTTCTTTGTTTGACGTGGACAGGAATGGTGAAGTCAGCAAAGTCGAAGTCCTTGAGATTATCACAGTAAGTATAGCTTGTTGATTAGCATTCTACTAAGGGGATCCAacttctaaaataaattaatggcAATAATCTTTTATATCAAGTGTTACAGCCCAAAGATTAAACCGGTATATCTTTACCCCTTATActctaaaaaattgtatttgtattgtatggagtaaaatgtatttctatccaGTCATTACTAACTGATTTTTCTCTCCTCGATCAGTTGTGTATTGATCTGATATGTAGGTAAACCATCAGAAGTACAAACCATGTTGCACATCCaaccaattactttttttctgaaagtgaTTGAATTGGAGAAGCAGACACTTTGCGAAGTGTTTTGGGGCATCCAACCATATGGTTTCTGATGGCAGAAGATTTAATCATGTATACCTGGCTAGACATCAATAGGTGCCAGTAACTGTACCTCGGATTTTGTGTTCTGATTGTACAAAAAAGCAACAGTAACAATCTTACCAGTTAGAGCTAGTTTGTGTATTTGTAAATTTcagtgtaaatgtaataaaaatccaAACTATTGACACCTTTTAAAGCCATATTGATAACTAATAATACTGTTAATTATGCTGTTTTGTTTCCATTTGTTGAAGAGGTTATAGGGACATTGGTTAATCTGTTGAGGGTCTGTGTTTAAGCCCTGGAttagttaaatacatttcaaagatAAGTAAATATGATTATTGGATGgtaatgcaaaaatgaaaagtgTAAACAATATACAATTCTAATTATAAATTGTAATCTAATAGCATCTAACAGTTGTTTGATACACAGCAGAAACTCTGTAAAAGAAAAGTTGTTTGAATTGTTCTGTGCTTTCAGCACTTCACTTTGCAATATCCTCCCAAATAGTATTATAGGAATCTCAGCTGATATTAGCTATAAtagacaaattatttacaattttatagaatagtataaaagtaataataacattctaaataaaaatatatatataatcagtgaTATATTGACACTAATAGTTGAAAGTTATTTACATAACCTACATAACCAACTACTTAACAACAATTTACAGTCCAAGCTATTGTCTTCCTGCCGGCCTTCTAAGGAGTTAACATCAAGTCCCAGACTGTCTGAAAGTATATCAATATGAATAGGCA of the Pyxicephalus adspersus chromosome 11, UCB_Pads_2.0, whole genome shotgun sequence genome contains:
- the LOC140340314 gene encoding visinin-like yields the protein MGNTKSGALSKEILEDLKLNTKYTEEELYNWYETFKKQCPDGRITRPDFEKIYANFFPNSDPQTYARHVFRSFDTNDDGTLDFREYIIALHLTSSGKTSLKLEWAFSLFDVDRNGEVSKVEVLEIITAIFKMIPQSEQKNLPDDENTPQKRADKLWAYFKKKDHDKIAEGEFIQGVMMNDQIMRLIQYDPKVANKS